One Archocentrus centrarchus isolate MPI-CPG fArcCen1 chromosome 10, fArcCen1, whole genome shotgun sequence genomic region harbors:
- the sncb gene encoding beta-synuclein yields the protein MDVFMKGLSKAKEGMAVAAEKTKEGVAVAAEKTKEGVMFVGSKAKDSVGTVAEKTTGAVGNIVAATGLVKKDEFPADMNPEEYGQEAMEGQGEAMLEPEGETYDESQQESQDYDPEA from the exons ATGGATGTGTTTATGAAGGGTTTGTCTAAAGCAAAAGAGGGGATGGCTGTGGCTGCAGAGAAGACCAAGGAAGGAGTTGCAGTTGCAGCTGAAAAGACAAAGGAAGGAGTTATGTTTGTAG GTAGCAAGGCCAAAGACAGCGTGGGCACAG TGGCTGAAAAGACCACTGGAGCTGTCGGGAACATCGTTGCTGCTACCGGGCTGGTGAAGAAGGACGAGTTCCCAGCTGACATGAAC CCTGAGGAGTACGGGCAGGAGGCCATGGAGGGCCAGGGAGAAGCAATGCTGGAGCCAGAAGGGGAGACATATGATGAGTCCCAGCAG GAGAGCCAGGACTACGACCCAGAAGCATAA